The Betta splendens chromosome 7, fBetSpl5.4, whole genome shotgun sequence genome includes a window with the following:
- the LOC114858254 gene encoding serine/threonine-protein kinase WNK2 isoform X6, with translation MDADAAAHTETEAQPRPKRPSEATGEASPDAAVKGGSDPSAYPSSSYQRSVRQRFIRRSLWFSDTEEQAFDAPECESGTKILNINLRTVVDRTRGASGGVREGSGTESRGEQRAGAEAGETEKGPDAPTAPGGDGAKAAIKAASEENEEEAEMKAVSTSPGGRFLKFDIELGRGSFKTVYKGLDTETWVEVAWCELQDRKLSKVERQRFKEEAEMLKGLQHPNIVRFYDFWESPLKGKKCIVLVTELMTSGTLKTYLKRFKVMKPKVLRSWCRQILKGLHFLHTRTPPIIHRDLKCDNIFITGPTGSVKIGDLGLATLKAASFAKSVIGTPEFMAPEMYEEHYDEAVDVYAFGMCMLEMATSEYPYSECQNAAQIYRKVTSGVKPASYNKVMDPEIKEIIGECICQKKEERYTIKDLLNHAFFAEDTGVRVELAEEDDGKKASIALKLWVEDHKKLKGKYKESGAIEFTFDLEKEVPEVVAQEMVESGFFHESDVKTVGKSIRDRVALIKWRRERTVSAAVDRGEGEHRVQVTSSQGISAGAARVGQPPLLEPEEPEADQHNRPHNLPASATSVTSDSTLDSGMGSTVYSDSHSSQQSVLYQSLLEPITMAAQQRHSSRTFLRDQPHSCGKGEVWGASLSPELRICLGAAARRGSAPAIDTQHITQLQSLIQAQKSVTRTFVAAVGPTERYSEVEDGFPGQSALSVPQASTIAAPSEYRRLSDTSVQRLQTGENSAVPLQSGRRHSDLSSLLSLTSHKHRTRLCQACLSLSLLKTQEGGFCHPCVVIPACSCSCDFKRQPSSGGPGTTLGYGRPKGASDCSDFSLLQRSLFNIISRKAAPCHITPTQPVLLHPSPAKGLACSDAEGSLRTHLLGGGSVGEEEAVHGCENRFFAEEKEVTRTVGVTSSSGYQTQPSVHGLPPSSTAVHPPLHCLQPGQSYTAPYVGQTSAPTPAPASLCSVNLQHAGTAAASYKPSLQAQNATGVAVSVVPQHAAQSYPAAGVHLQPQTLAADSLSFPLQIQQTQNFVAQTEQHAHSALGYTIPAAATNLPTQQLAQSFTQASVTPAVGASTQSHSVQAASALQQVQSTVKLPNQQPVQSTLTPALYSQQTPHQEHQQLLLQNTQPSTQLTQQAGQAGIHPGQATGPLIHQQVAQELVSLQSFSQQQALEQQGQTAIQQSQDASQATALPAQTASVSQATKAPVVAPALGLTDAAPEPCACCVVSAPRPQTASAPSQYQPAQGSAVSQVYGGANQVVTPQSLPVPVQQSQSAHVAQQSIPACRRISQLGRDGQDHVQILPASSQATVHQQLQPLQISSSLPSSQCPTVQVMAAVTDCESSYSHSCTALHPSTSSCLSHSFLSTGQSAPLTQSVSPVSPLHMENALVSPVPVSLIPSPSPALDNVGLTSPEPQSSVRCEAAHPQPSFMSSLPTMHTNTGPSQNTHPPTNGSTQPLMQIPQLSHPELVPTAQPVQPAVFSSSVPHGVDPGTASTAGQLDSSACQLPLQAQALSQSQIPVLQLFDSQKALFGSASPSLTQQKQLCTLIGAPGPTETKTEDQAAETHTAGQSYDSVNSDATSGKELSDGCEGTHGGKVRKHHRRSSRTRSRQEKMSRPKLTMLNVCNTGDKMVECQLETHNHKMVTFKFDLDGDAPEEIATYMVENDFILPLEKEGFIEQLKDIVDKAEDMLSEDTEGERNSDHGVSPKHSEADGTSGTEAFALNTPQMVYQQNVLHTGKRWFIICPVAETPILDKEKAASHISTAQESETSLRPNSNATTVTTPSVSSSSSSLPPVAQSSVQPKDQYTGKARVQQPQPCVTKHALNAAGVNPHNALAIEEPCISAVSMVTDMPCCAIVPPVSLDVNAIDKGAASGLVSSQANQPNQKASPTGEVPSQLASHASVVLQQPYAMPMQPGTMTSQPQSPAHQNSQASGQPQPGESDSEGPRRVEFVDRTIKTLDEKLRNLLYQEHAPSQASSTASDPGASSTEGVSSPPVSDGQITEGALTKKKGEPLPQIPECTDSVGALSDSAGADTNRLLKGKDVTAGSTSYSSKSRFQVIATPLDVMCCSDKGSACSSPAPSGGSAGSHQIQVMSRKEKSCVSVGGSSVTAAEDDQHEGTFKTQSSNRYSAPANFYRATPTSSSDVTPRHIPRAQTIDTPTHHYYQYSAHLCSDSADEDSSSVAPPPAHPAPPAHSLSEHSGSDLMKRAVAFLRRSGRSKSEQSSDSTSRQPVAVNGHAPSPSVGHAHSSYISSDNDSEFEDADMKKELQKLREKHMKEISELQAFQRSEIEHLYKELGKALPPNVGLLHAAPPSGRRRRASKHKLKAGKLLNPMVQQLKNNLNAAAERKGESCASSSSSPAKSSVLSDGSAHSSASSSSCNQLSGAPEQVHTQQPCSLKGSFSTDNIYSGRHGDRVANQAGACQVFLLF, from the exons ATGGACGCGGACGCTGCTGCCCACACGGAGACGGAGGCGCAGCCGCGCCCGAAGCGTCCGTCCGAGGCCACGGGGGAAGCGAGCCCCGACGCTGCGGTGAAAGGCGGCAGTGACCCCAGCGCCTACCCGTCATCCAGCTACCAGCGGAGCGTGCGCCAGAGGTTCATCAGAAGAAGCCTGTGGTTCTCCGATACAGAGGAGCAAGCGTTCGACGCCCCCGAGTGCGAAAGCGGGACTAAGATCCTCAACATAAACCTCCGAACAGTTGTGGACAGGACGAGGGGCGCGAGTGGTGGGGTCCGGGAGGGTTCCGGCACCGAGAGCCGGGGCGAGCAGAGGGCCGGTGCTGAGGCAGGGGAGACGGAGAAGGGTCCAGATGCACCGACGGCGCCGGGCGGCGACGGGGCCAAAGCCGCCATCAAGGCAGCGAGCgaggagaacgaggaggaggcggagatgaAGGCAGTGTCCACGTCTCCAGGAGGAAGGTTCCTCAAATTCGACATTGAGCTGGGAAGAGGCTCCTTCAAGACGGTGTACAAGGGCCTGGACACGGAGACGTGGGTGGAGGTCGCCTGGTGCGAGCTGCAG GATCGTAAGCTGTCAAAAGTGGAACGTCAGCGCTttaaggaggaagcagagatgtTGAAGGGTCTCCAACATCCCAACATTGTTCGTTTCTATGATTTCTGGGAGTCACCCCTTAAAGGGAAGAAGTGTATTGTTCTAGTGACAGAGCTCATGACTTCAGGAACATTAAAAAC CTATCTTAAACGTTTCAAGGTCATGAAGCCCAAAGTTCTAAGGAGCTGGTGCAGACAAATCCTGAAAGGCCTCCACTTTCTCCACACCAGGACCCCTCCCATCATCCACAGGGACCTCAAGTGTGATAACATCTTCATCACTGGACCAACAGGATCTGTCAAGATTGGTGATTTGGGACTAGCAACACTCAAAGCTGCTTCTTTTGCAAAGAGTGTCATAG GGACCCCAGAGTTCATGGCCCCAGAGATGTATGAGGAGCACTATGATGAAGCTGTGGACGTCTATGCCTTTGGCATGTGTATGCTGGAGATGGCCACCTCAGAATACCCGTACTCTGAGTGCCAGAACGCTGCCCAGATTTACCGCAAAGTCACAAGC GGAGTGAAGCCAGCCAGTTACAACAAGGTCATGGATCCTGAAATCAAGGAGATTATTGGGGAATGTATCTGCCAAAAGAAAGAGGAGCG GTACACAATCAAAGATCTGTTAAACCACGCTTTCTTTGCTGAGGACACCGGTGTGAGAGTGGAACTggctgaggaggatgatggaAAAAAGGCCTCAATAGCCCTCAAGCTGTGGGTGGAGGACCACAAGAAGTTAAAAGGGAAGTACAAAGAAAGCGGCGCCATCGAGTTCACTTTTGACCTGGAAAAGGAGGTTCCAGAGGTTGTGGCTCAAGAGATG GTGGAGTCTGGCTTTTTCCACGAGAGTGATGTTAAGACTGTTGGAAAGTCGATCAGGGACCGTGTGGCACTGATCAaatggagaagagagagaacgGTGTCTGCTGCAGTGGACCGGGGCGAAGGAGAGCACAGAGTCCAGGTGACGTCGTCTCAGGGCatctctgctggagctgcacgcGTAGGACAGCCCCCTTTGTTGGAGCCAGAGGAGCCAGAGGCAGACCAGCACAACAGGCCGCATAACCTTCCAGCCAGCGCCACCTCAGTAACAT CAGACAGCACACTGGACAGTGGCATGGGCTCCACCGTCTACTCTGACTCCCACAGCAGCCAGCAGAGTGTCCTCTATCAGTCCCTGTTGGAGCCTATTACGATGGCAGCGCAGCAG cgcCACAGCAGTAGAACTTTTCTGAGAGATCAGCCTCACTCTTGTGGAAAGGGTGAAGTATGGGGGGCATCCCTGAGCCCAGAGCTGAGGATTTGTTTGGGAGCTGCAGCCAGGAGAGGCAGTGCCCCTGCTATTGACACGCAGCACATCACTCAGCTTCAGTCCCTCATTCAGGCTCAAAAGTCAGTCACCCGCACCTTCGTAGCTGCTGTCGGCCCCACTGAGCGTTACTCTGAGGTTGAAGATGGCTTCCCAGGTCAGAGTGCTCTGTCAGTGCCCCAGGCCTCCACTATCGCTGCACCTTCTGAGTATCGCCGCCTCAGCGATACCAGTGTCCAGCGTTTACAGACTGGTGAAAACTCAGCTGTGCCTTTACAAAGCGGACGCAGACATTCTGACCTCAGCAGTCTTCTGAGCCTGACCTCTCATAAGCATCGAACCCGCCTGTGCCAGGcctgcctctctttgtctctcttgaAGACACAAGAAGGGGGCTTCTGCCACCCTTGTGTTGTGATTCCAGCCTGCAGCTGTTCGTGTGACTTTAAACGCCAGCCGTCCTCTGGTGGACCAGGAACCACCCTCGGTTACGGGCGACCGAAAGGTGCAAGTGATTGCTCTGATTTCTCACTGCTGCAGAGGTCTCTGTTCAATATAATCAGCCGCAAAGCAGCACCTTGTCACATCACCCCCACTCAGCCCGTGCTGCTGCACCCCTCGCCTGCCAAAGGACTTGCCTGCAGTGATGCAGAGGGCAGCCTGAGGACTCACCTCCTGGGCGGCGGCTCAGTTGGGGAAGAAGAAGCCGTCCATGGCTGTGAGAATAGATTCTTTGCTGAGGAAAAGGAAGTTACCAGGACTGTGGGAGTG ACTAGTTCTTCTGGTTACCAGACGCAGCCATCTGTCCATGGCCTGCCTCCATCCAGCACAGCGGTGCACCCACCTCTGCACTGCCTCCAGCCTGGACAGAGTTACACTGCTCCGTATGTTGGTCAAACCAGTGCACCAACGCCAGCTCCAGCGAGTCTGTGTTCGGTCAACCTCCAGCACGCAGGCACCGCTGCTGCTAGTTACAAACCAAGTCTCCAGGCTCAAAATGCTACAGGCGTTGCAGTGTCAGTCGTGCCACAGCACGCTGCCCAGAGCTACCCAGCAGCAGGCGTCCACCTCCAGCCACAAACCTTAGCTGCTGACTCTTTGAGCTTTCCCCTGCAAATCCAACAAACACAGAACTTTGTGGCCCAAACTGAACAACATGCTCATTCGGCGTTAGGATACACtattccagcagcagcaaccaACCTGCCCACACAGCAGCTAGCACAAAGCTTCACCCAGGCTTCTGTTACCCCAGCAGTGGGAGCCTCCACCCAGAGTCACTCTGTACAAGCTGCTAGtgcgctgcagcaggtccagtccACAGTCAAACTGCCAAATCAGCAGCCTGTCCAGAGCACCTTAACACCAGCACTTTACAGCCAACAGACCCCTCACCAAGAGCACCAACAGCTGCTACTGCAAAACACACAGCCCAGCACACAACTAACACAGCAGGCTGGGCAGGCCGGCATTCACCCTGGCCAAGCAACGGGACCTCTCATACACCAACAAGTGGCACAAGAGCTTGTGAGTCTTCAGTCTTTTAGTCAACAACAAGCTCTAGAGCAGCAAGGTCAGACAGCCATACAACAAAGCCAGGATGCATCCCAGGCTACAGCTCTGCCCGCTCAGACTGCCTCTGTGTCTCAAGCCACAAAAGCCCCAGTTGTTGCACCTGCTCTGGGTCTGACTGATGCTGCACCTGAACCCTGCGCATGTTGTGTCGTCAGTGCACCGAGGCCACAGACGGCTTCAGCTCCGAGTCAGTACCAGCCTGCACAGGGTTCTGCTGTTTCCCAGGTGTATGGAGGAGCCAACCAAGTGGTGACTCCACAGAGCCTTCCAGTGCCTGTCCAGCAAAGCCAGTCTGCACACGTCGCTCAGCAG AGTATTCCTGCTTGTCGAAGAATTTCCCAGCTGGGACGAGATGGACAGGATCATGTGCAGATTCTCCCTGCCTCGAGTCAGGCTACTGTCCACCAGCAACTTCAACCATTACAGATTTCATCATCTTTACCATCATCCCAG TGCCCCACAGTCCAGGTGATGGCAGCTGTGACTGACTGTGAATCCTCTTACTCTCACTCTTGCACTGCTCTTCACCCTTCGACCTCCTCTTGTCTTAGCCACAGTTTTCTTTCCACTGGGCAGTCTGCCCCTTTAACACAGTCTGTCTCCCCCGTTTCCCCTCTTCACATGGAAAATGCCTTGGTTTCTCCAGTCCCTGTTTCCCTCATTCCTTCACCCTCACCTGCACTGGATAACGTGGGGCTAACATCCCCAGAGCCCCAGTCTAGTGTTAGATGTGAAGCTGCTCATCCACAACCTTCATTCATGTCCTCATTACCCaccatgcacacaaacaccggcCCATCTCAAAACACACACCCTCCCACAAACGGCAGCACTCAGCCTCTGATGCAG ATTCCCCAACTCAGCCACCCAGAGCTTGTCCCCACTGCTCAGCCCGTCCAACCTGcagtcttctcctcctctgtgccgCATGGGGTAGACCCTGGCACAGCCTCTACTGCTGGCCAGCTGGACAGTAGTGCCTGCCAGCTACCTCTGCAGGCACAAGCGCTAAGTCAGAGCCAAATTCCTGTTTTGCAGCTTTTTGACTCTCAGAAAGCATTGTTTGGGTCTGCCAGCCCCAGTTTGACTCAGCAGAAACAACTGTGTACTCTTATTGGGGCCCCAGGTCCAACAGAGACCAAAACAGAG GATcaagctgcagagacacacactgcaGGACAGAGCTACGACAG TGTCAACTCAGACGCAACGTCAGGGAAGGAGCTGAGTGACGGTTGTGAAGGAACCCATGGAGGGAAAGTCCGCAAACATCATCGTAGGTCCTCACGCACTCGTTCTCGCCAAGAGAAGATGAGCAGGCCGAAGCTCACCATGCTCAAT GTGTGTAACACTGGGGATAAGATGGTTGAGTGTCAGCTGGAAACTCATAACCATAAAATGGTCACATTTAAGTTTGACCTGGATGGAGACGCACCAGAGGAGATTGCTACTTACATG GTGGAGAATGATTTCATTCTGCCTCTGGAAAAAGAGGGCTTCATTGAACAGCTGAAGGACATCGTGGACAAGGCTGAAGACATGCTGAGTGAAGACACAGAGGGTGAGAGGAACTCTGACCACGGGGTTAGTCCCAAACACAGCGAAGCTGATGGCACATCAGGAACTGAG GCCTTCGCACTGAACACACCACAGATGGTGTACCAACAAAATG TTCTGCACACTGGCAAGCGCTGGTTTATCATCTGCCCTGTGGCTGAGACCCCCATACTGGACAAAGAGAAGGCTGCGTCTCACATCTCCACTGCCCAGG AATCTGAAACATCATTGAGACCCAACAGCAACGCAACCACAGTGACTACTCCATCTGTatcctcctcatcgtcctctctgcctccagtaGCTCAGAGCTCAGTCCAACCTAAAGACCAGTACACGGGCAAAGCCCGCGTGCAGCAGCCTCAGCCCTGCGTAACAAAGcatgctctaaatgctgctggtgTTAACCCTCACAATGCGCTTGCTATCGAAGAACCCTGCATCTCAGCGGTCTCCATGGTGACAGATATGCCATGCTGCGCTATTGTGCCACCCGTCTCTCTAGATGTGAATGCTATTGATAAAGGAGCAGCTAGTGGTCTGGTCTCTTCTCAAGCTAATCAGCCCAATCAGAAAGCTAGTCCTACTGGAGAAGTGCCCTCTCAGTTGGCCTCGCACGCGTCTGTGGTCCTACAGCAACCTTATGCCATGCCCATGCAGCCTGGGACGATGACCTCCCAGCCCCAGAGTCCAGCCCACCAAAACTCGCAGGCATCAGGCCAACCGCAGCCAGGAGAGTCGGACAGCGAGGGTCCCCGCAGGGTGGAGTTTGTGGATCGCACCATCAAGACTTTGGATGAGAAGCTGAGGAACCTGTTGTACCAGGAGCATGCTCCCTCCCAGGCGTCTAGCACTGCGTCAGACCCAGGGGCCTCCAGCACCGAGGGAGTGAGCTCCCCTCCAGTCTCAGATGGCCAGATCACTGAGGGAGCATTGACAAAGAAGAAGGGGGAACCACTG cCTCAGATTCCTGAGTGCACAGACAGCGTGGGTGCGCTAAGTGATTCTGCAGGAGCAG ACACTAACCGGTTGTTGAAAGGTAAAGATGTAACTGCCGGCTCCACCTCATACAGCTCCAAAAGCCGCTTTCAA GTCATTGCCACACCACTGGATGTCATGTGCTGTTCAGACAAAGGCAGCGCCTGCAGttctccagctccctctggtGGTTCAGCGGGGTCCCATCAGATACAGGTCATGTCCAGGAAGGAAAAGAGCTGCGTGTCCGTGGGTGGCTCGTCTGTGACCGCTGCAGAAGACGATCAGCATGAAGGAACCTTCAAGACGCAAAGCAGCAACCGCTACTCTGCGCCAGCAAACTTCTACCGGGCCACGCCCACTTCCAGCTCCGACGTCACCCCACGCCACATTCCTCGGGCGCAGACCATCGATACTCCCACCCATCACTACTACCAGTACTCCGCTCACCTGTGCTCTGACTCTGCAGATgaggacagcagcagtgtggccCCACCCCCAGCTCACCCTGCTCCCCCAGCTCACTCCCTGTCTGAGCACAGTGGAAGTGACCTCATGAAGAGGGCGGTGGCCTTCCTGCGGCGTTCAGGTCGGAGCAAAAGTGAGCAGAGCTCCGATTCGACAAGCCGACAGCCCGTGGCCGTGAATGGTCATGCCCCTTCGCCGTCTGTGGGACACGCCCACTCGTCTTACATCAGCAGTGACAATGACTCTGAGTTTGAGGATGCAGACATGAAGAAAGAACTTCAAAAACTCAGAGAAAA acACATGAAGGAGatctctgagctgcaggccTTCCAGAGAAGTGAAATTGAGCATCTGTATAAGGAGCTTGGCAAAGCTCTGCCACCCAATGTTGGTCTACTACATGCTGCACCCCCCAGTGGTCGCAGGCGCAGGGCCAGTAAACACAAACTGAAGGCGGGAAAACTGCTCAATCCAATGGTGCAGCAGCTCAAAAACAACCTTAACGCCGCTGCCGAGAGAAAAG GTGAGAGTTGTGCCAGTTCATCCAGCTCTCCTGCTAAAAGCTCGGTTCTGTCAGACGGCTCTGCCCACTCCAgtgccagctccagctcctgcaatCAGCTGAGCGGCGCTCCAGAACAGGTCCACACCCAGCAGCCCTGCTCCCTGAAGGGCTCCTTCTCCACAGACAACATCTACTCTGGACGCCATGGGGACAGGGTGGCCAATCAGGCAGGCGCCTGCCAAG TGTTCTTGCTGTTTTAA